The window TGAACTGAAGTCTAACTCCATAAATTCTTGTGGAAAAATTTGCAGGTGCCTTTTTACTTTTCAGGAGATTTGGTTTCACAACTCTGACCATTCAAGATTACCTAGGTACTTTAACAAAAATTTATCTTACTATTTTTATCTTGATGGTTCTGTGATTGTCGTTTGTGAAATTTACTGCGCGCTTTCCTATGTGTGCAGCGATTGGTGCCATATTGTCAGCAACGGATTCAGTTTGTACATTGCAGGTAACCTTATAATCTCAGCCTGAATACATGTTTCATCACTTCATGGACTGACTTCTAACTTTCAGGGTGATGGTTTTTCTCATGTTAAAGGTTCTTAGTCAAGATGACACTCCCTTTCTCTACAGTGTTGTATTTGGGGAGGGAGTAGTGAATGATGCTACCTCTATCGTGCTCTTCAATGCAGTACAATCACTAGATGTGAAGGACGTCAGCGGTCTTACAGCCTTGAACTTGTTAGGCACTTTTCTTTACCTCTTCTCCACCAGCACTCTTCTTGGTATAGCAGTAAGTTGTAGATTATTGGATGTTTTGCTTATACCTTGATTTCAGAACTCACAATTGACTAAATCATGCAAATGAAGCTCAAGTTTCTACTAATGATGTTATGATTGGGAGAAAATTTATGTTTGAGAAATTCTAACTTGCTTCATTACTATGTCACAGGCTGGCCTTATGAGCGCTTATATCATAAAAACGCTTTACTTAGGAAGGTATGAGGAAACACTTCATTTGCGTATATATCAATTGTGTGTGTGTGTGTGTATAATCCAGGACTTATAGTCACTTATGATCCAGTGAACTGGGACAGATTTTCATTGTAATACAAATACAGATACAAAGGAAGAAAACGAATTTATAGAAGATAATTGAGCTCGGCATATGCACTTACATTTACCATTATAGTTTCTGATTTTACTTGACATCAGAAATTAGAATCTGTGACAATTACAATTGCACACGAGTTCTTGCACTTATTATAAATTCAAGCAGAAGTTAAGTTCATTAAGTATGAACATCTAAGTTAATTCAAAAAAAAAAAGTATGAACATCTAAGCCATAAGCATAATTGAATAGCAATAGGATGGAAAAGACTTGTACGTTCTGTGAACTATACTTGAACCAATTTCCCTGACATTAAGAATTTATGATTCTCTTGGATACAGGCATTCTACAGATCGTGAAGTAGCTCTCATGATGCTTATGGCTTATTTGTCATACATGTTGGCTGAGGTACGCTAAAACAGAACTGCAACTTCTACTTGGACATTATGAAAATTTTAACTGAATTTATTTTTACAAAGGAACTGATTTATGACTTGATACGTTTGTTTGTTTTTCAGCTTTTGGATCTTAGTGGAATTTTGACAGTTTTCTTCTGTGGCATAGTAATGTCACATTACACATGGCACAATGTTACAGAAAGCTCAAGGATAACAACCAAGTAAGAACTGAACCCAGTTTTCATTGTATTGGTATCACAATCATTTCTGTTAGCAGAAACAGTGGCATGGCTAGCAAGCTCGAAGCTAGCTGATTGAAAGCACTGATATCTTCATGAGTATGAGTTTGATAAGACACCTTTATATTTCCATATATAGATTATAGTCTCCATATTGTTTGATGGTTTCAGGCATGCATTTGCAACAATGTCTTTCATTGCAGAAACCTTTATATTCCTCTATGTTGGTATGGATGCCATGGACATTGACAAATGGAAAGCCAGCAATGCAAGGTATATTGGTGTTTATCACTAAATTCTCTTAGAAAAAAAGTTGTAATATCGAAAACTACTGGTCTGACTTGTAAAGTTCTCTTTGGTTCAGTCCAGGAACTTCAGTTGGTGTGAGTTCCATGTTGTTTGCACTTGTATTAATCGGAAGGGCAGCATTCGTATTCCCGATTGCAAACATTTCGAATTGCTTCAGGAAGAGAGAAAACACTAAAATTGAATTCCGTCAACAGGTATAGTCACCTTAACAACTTGGTTAGGTACCTTTTTCTCCCCTAAATTCAACATGTTGTCCCTAACTAATTGAACATCTCAGTTCATAATGTGGTGGGCAGGCCTAATGAGAGGTGCAGTTACTATTGCTTTGTCATACAACCAAGTAAGTTTTGCTTATGTTTCTTCAAGTCCAAACAGCTCCAGAATCGTATACTCATGTACAATCTACAATTGTAGTTCGCAGACGCCACAACATCATCAACGCAAGATAATGCACTGATGATCACCTCCACCATTATTGTTGTTCTATTCAGCACAGTGGTATATATGTATTCCTAAGCGTATTTCAGTTACTTGGTCACTGAGCTTGTCACGTTAGTTACTTAACGTTCTTTCCCCCATTTATACAGGTTTTTGGCTCGATAACAAAGCCGTTGATTGAAGCTGTACTGCTGCGACATGCAAAACCAAACCACAATATTTCAGATGCAACGGATATTCCAAGTCTAGAAGACTTGAGGCTTTTGTTCATAGAAACTGGTGAACCAAGTGAAGAAGGCAATGGTCAGTCAAGTCGAAAGCGAACTGGCTTAAGGTTTCTCACGAGTTCTACAGTGCACCATTTGTGGAGAAAATTTGATGACAAGTTCATGAGACCGGTATTTGGTGGACGGGGTTTTGTTCCTTTCGTTCCTAGTTCACCAAGTGGTGCAATTGATGGTGCACCAAATCGTCCATTTGATGGTGCACCAAGTCATGCATTTGATGGTGCAATTGAAGAGGAACAAACTACTTAAACCAACAGTCAAATATGTGATTACAGTCATATGAATAACACATGTAATAGTAAAGTTTTCATGTTGCTTCAATAGTTTGTTCTATGAAGAGCTAATCTCGATATAATGCAAGACAATAGAAGTAACACGAGTTCATTTGATGGCACAATTGAAGAGGAACAAACAACTTAATCCAACGGTTAAATATGTGATTACTGTCTTCCAGGTGTGACTCGAGCAACTGTAAGTAGTCATTCCCATCTTCTTGCAACATGCATTACCCAATTGAACTTCACATTGCTTAATTTTTAAGCACATGATCACATTGTTTTTATAAGAATTCTGTTAAGTCTACTTTCATCTGGCATCCCTGTTGGGGAAACTGCTACTAAAGATTGCGACATCCAAAACACCCACATATATACCCGACCAGATATTTGACAGGTAGTTAATATCACTTCAGTCTTTCGCTGACATGCTTATACTTGTGAGGTTTCAAGTTATGGACCTTATGTTGCAGGAGAGAAATATCAGCCTATCAGACTTCCATATGCAACACTTGCATTACAAGTGTAGATGGTTACACTTGCATTAGTTACTTGCGTTAATGTCACTTGTTTAATTGGTAGTAATTAACCCGTGCAGCTTTGTTAATTTTATTCATTTTAATCGATGTGGGACAAATGTCTTATTCTTGATTTTACGTAGGCTGAATACATAACATCTAGGTCTTACCCATTCCCACCCTGCATTACCTAAACGGCCTCAACTTGATCTATGGGGGCCTGATAGCCGCATTATTGCTACCGTCTACACTACAAGTCCCAGCCCCTAAGTTCTCATCTAACACATCTCTTGAGTTGAGACTTGATCAATAAGCCCATAGACCCGTTGATACCTCTTAACGGTCAATCGGTGGTAGTCTCCCCAAGTTCAGACTCAAGACATGGGTTAAATGGGCAACTTGTGTTACTGTGGCCGAAGGTATTGAGCCTTGGCATATCCTAGTGGGAACATACTCAAGTTAGGGAAGATCACTGTTGTACTTGCTCATCGGTAGGTTTTGCTTACATGTATCTTGCTTGACGATTCAAATTATACCAAAGTGTTTGCTTGGTCATATGAGGACATGCCATGGATAGTGACAGATGTTGTAACACACAAGTTAAGTATCAAGAAAGGCAATATATATAAGATTATTTGACACATGAAGCCATCAAGGGAGAAGTGTACAAGCTAAGAGCCATCAAGTTCATCACGGAAGTGCGATACTCACAATGGTTCACCAACATGGTCATGGTCTCAAAGAGAGCAACAGAACAATAGAGGATGTTCGTGGATTACACAATCCTTCACAAGTGATCCACCGAGTGAAAAAGGCAATGGTCAACCAAGTCAAAAAAGAGCTAGCAAGTTTCTGTCAAACTTTGTATATTTTTATTTTGTCTAGGCACATAAGTTTAATTAGAAAAGGAAGATGCAAACTGCTCAACCTTTGGGCCCTCCTCTTCCACCACAGGCTAGGCCTCCTTTTTCACATGCATGAAGAGGAGGCCCATGCTGAGGTTGGCAATCACCTCGAGCTTGGCAGTCTCCTTGAGCATCTATCATTAAATTTGGAATGTGATGTCTTAGAAGTGTTTTCAATTCATCTAGACAAAACCTAGAATTGGAAAGAGTTTTTTAGTTAGACAAAACCAAAGAATACTCCATGGTAGTTTCAGTTATAATACTTGCTTTTTCAGCTACACAAAACCTAAAAGTTTTTTAATATAATTTGTGTAATCGAGTGAAGTTCAAAGTCTGCAAGTTCATTAATATAATTTCAATCATTTGAATAAAGAGGGTCAGATCAGATAGAGAGATTTTGGAGCTTTAATCAAAGTGTTTTAATGGATGATCCTATGCAAAAGTCACTGGAAAGTTTTTTGAGAAATCAAAGTCACTGGAAAGTTTTTTGAGAAATTAATGAATTGTTAAGAACGCATGAAGTATGAATTTGAACTTTTTCATTTGCTAACATTAACCAGAACTATGATTTCAATGATAAGATGTATTGTTAATAAGCCCATAGTTATGGTTAGTGTTAGCGAATGAAAAAGTTCAGATTCATGCTTCTTGCGTTCTTAACAGTTCATTGATTTCTCAAAAAACTTTTCAGTAACTTTTGCATAGGATCATACATTAGTGGACAAAAACAGAAATTCCGAATATAGTGAAGTGTAACATGATCTACCAAAAACAGAAACATACATTCACAAAACAGAAACATGATATTTGAGAATCTTCTTTCTAGATGCGCCTCTTCAGAATGAACTGCTCAAGATTAGTAATGTGACGAGCATGGCGACGTTTAGGGTTGGTCATGGCCTGAGCATGGGCCTTGTTAAGATTCTCAACATCCTCTGTCTGGTTAGACTCGAGCTCATTAACATCATCATCTTGAGAAGCCTTGAGTTCAGATTGGACATCCTCATATTCAGCATTCGCCTCGAGCTCTAAATAGTCTTCATCCAGCCTAGCGGTCTCCTCAGTGTGTTGCTTCTCAAGCTAGCGGGTTTGCTTCGCATGGGCCTTTTCAAGTTTAGTTCTCTCCACATCCTGAAACTCCTCTAGATCTGCAATCTCACTATCATGGACCTCTTCTAGCTCCGCTAACTTCTCCTGAAACTTGGCATTGTCCGCCTAAACACAGAAAATATTCGTTTTTAAAAAGTTGTGACATGATTATGATGGAATTGAAAACATTTGTATTGCTATATATTGGTCATTTTGACAACACTTTATTAAGCCACATATATATAACTGAATTCATAGTAAATTCATATAAACAGAAAAGATGAACTCAACATATACAGGATTCTGACAACCTTTGGGGTATACTAATCTCTAATGATATCTAAATGCTCATTATTCTGCCAAATGTTTTACCTCGCTATTCTCCTCCTGCACAGTGGCCTTGCCCTTGCCCTCCTCCTTACTTTCCCATTATGGGAAATGATTATTGAAGGTGCATTCAGTTAAAGTGTACGACTAATATCAACAAAATCATGATTCAATATCAATATCAGTTCGGATAACATTCATAAAATACTGTAAATATCAATTTCAAGGGGATCTAAGTATGATAAACATTTAAACACAAATTAAGTTCTAGTAGTCCACCAAAGACAAAACCAGAAAGTAAATTGTGAGAGAAAATTTGCAAAATAACAGTTCATAGAATCATAGTATAGGCGTAAGGTCTAATATTGTTTTGGTGATATAATGAGTTTGGAGGTCTCCAGAAGGTTATAATTTACTCTGTATAATCATTTACATATCTAGCTGGATATCTTCTTTGGGCGCAGGCACAGACAGAGCTTCCTCTTTGACTTTCCCCTATGAAAAAAGATTATTGAAGGCGCATTCAGTTCAAAGCACGACTAATGTCAATAAAATCATGATTCAACATTTTATGAATGTTATATGTACTGATTACTATCAACATTTACATTCAATATATTTACAAATGTCATATTTACCTGGGCATCATCATCGAATTGGGATTTCAAATGTCATATTTACTGATAAGATGTATTGTTAATAAGCTCATAGTTATAGTTAGTGTTAGCAAATGAAAAAGTTCATACTTCCTACGTTATTAATAGTTCATTGATTTCTCAAAAAACTTCCCAGTAACTTTTGCATAGGATCATACATTAGTGGACAAAAATTTTAAACACTATAGCCAGTTACGCCAACTTTTATTGCCAAAACTAGGGCGATGAATACAGTAATCTGGTCACAATTTAACTGGCTAACAATATTCAAATCTAAACACACAAACAAAAAATAGCAATCTCTTAACATAAATAACAACAATCTTCTGTCTGACTACATTTGTTATTCTCAAAATACTCCGAAAGAAACCACCAGTTTTTGGCTGTTGAGGTCAGTTAATAGGTAAGAAGGGTAACACCCGAACAACCCTTGGAGATAAGAAATCCATATCTAGTTTAGTTAGGGTTCGAGGATTCACTTCTAGTTATTTTTGCACATAATATGTTTGATTGTGTATTGCAAAATGAGCAAGATAATAGTATGGTTTAGATGAACACGGGAAAGTGGGAAAGCTTAATCTTATTTGTTTGACTTGGGTGTATAGATAATATTATTAGTGTCTTACACCTAGATTGTGGTATATAAAGACTTTTCAATTAACCTCAATAGAGAGACGACATTGAGTGCTAGTAGTCTGAGTTCTAGATATTCATGCCAAGATGCTAGAGATTAACAAAAAAAAAAGGTAACTGTATAATTGTACATAATAGTTCATTCAGAATTACCAAGAAAAAAAAGGTAACTGTATAATTGTACATAATAGTTCATTCAGAATTACCAAGAATCTTACTCTTGTTTGTTCATTTTTCAGGAGCTTAAGAGAGTATCGATTTCGGTCTTGGGCTAAGGGATTCGGAGGGTGACTCAAATTTCCGAACATATCTTGGTAGGATCATACTCAAGTAACAAGATGTTAGCCTTGTATTATGGATCAAGCCACTTGTCCCTGTTAGAGAATATCACTGTTAACCTTGGTTATCGGTAAGTTTTGTTTGCCGTGTAATAAGGTCGTGCATTTGATGATGCAAATTGAAGAACAAACTACTCAAAACTAACGGTTGAATATGTGATCAAAGTCATATGAATAACATTTATATTGATGTGAAATTTACATTACATATATCAGTAATGTGATTAAAGTTTTCTCGTTCTTTGTAAAAATTGTTGTACATTATGAATGCTGATGTTGGTAGTCAAAATACAAGTTTAGATTCATTCTTCCTGCATTCTAAGTTCATTGATTTTTTGCACAAAAAATCCTAGTGACTTTTATATGGGAAGAATGATATCAAGCTAATACTTTTTTAATTGGACCAAGTTACTCATTACGGCTTGGTACCACAACTTCACACATTTCATAATGGAAGGTGACTCTAAGATCCTATATAAAAGTATCAATAATCAAGTCATCTGTCCTTGGAGAATTCGAACAATCGTTCAAGACATACGAATATTTAATTATTCTGATTCTGCACATCTCCACTTTTCAACACATTAAAAGAGAATAAAATTTTGTAGCGGATGCAATTACAAAGTTAGATCACTCTACCTCTGTACGGGCATGGCACTCCTCACTCCCTCTGTCAGCTAGTTTTGTTTTCTATTTTGACTAATTAAGTTCGGGTTGTAAGAGCAAATGCACTCATTTTAAGTGGGTTGGACCGATTTTCAACTTGGGTTAATACACTATTCATGTAAATCAGTCTTTGATCCTCAGCTCGACAATACAACAATTAGATCAATCCAAGGACCTATTGCTATGTACATTGTAGAAAAAATATTTTTATATTGACATTTGTATTGTTTTGGACCAACACCATGTGTAAAATGGTGTGTATATGGGTCCCACATTTATATTGGTCCGGACTAATTCGTGGGTTAAGGATTACCCCATGCATTGGTCGGGTTAGGTGGGCTCCACATGGGAACCCGGACTAATTCCTCACTGATGGATAGTGTTTTTCGATCTGATCTTCGATCCAACCCCCAAATTACACCATTGTTCAATTTGCTCTAAGAGAAGTTCTGTGTTGTAGTTGTATTTTTAACTTGTCAAAAAAATAAAAAAACCGGACCGAGTTACTTAGTCCAAAACTAACCCATAGACCCATAGAATCCATCTCAGAACAAAAAAAAAAAAAAAAAAAAAACAAGAACCCATGGAATCCATCCTCACCTGCGAAGCACCGTATACTTCCTTAAACCTTATATGAAACACAAAACCCCTCTCCCTCTCTCCCTCTCTCAGTTTTGTCGATCTCCATGTTCCTCCTTAGAAAATCAAATTGGGGTCTTGAAGATTTGTGATGAATGATGGCTTTCAGAGGCTTAAAGACAATTCGGGCTCTGTTCCGTGCGACCCAGATTCAAGAACCTGCCTATCTGTGAGTATAACTAATGGGTTTAATGCCTTGCTCTGAATTAGTTTGGATGAAATGAAGGAAATTTGACTTGAATATTGCATGTTTGCTTTTGAAAAATGAATGAAAATGCCTCTGTTTAGTGTTTGAGGTTGGTATTTATGTGGCCCAGTTAGCTTTATGATGATGGTATTGTTAAATTTTCAGGCTTGGAAGCTCGAGAAGCTACACAACTGGTATTTCAAATGGTAATTATCTGCTAAGGAAGTTCATGAATTGACTACTTGTTGCGTATTGGTTTGGCATTTAGAAATTAATCTAACATAGTTTACTTTGTGAACAGTTGCTGAACTTAATAACCGGAATGTGTACTCAAGCTTATTCCATGGAGCACTTCCTTGGACTTCTAGAAATGCTATGACGCTGCGTTCTTCAATGGTAAGTTTATAGAGTTAGAACTAATCTGATTGAAAATGCTGGTTTTTGATCATGTGTTGGTAACGAATGTGTTGGTCCGGCTGAAGGAGATTATGAAATGATGAATGTTAAAACTCATTAGCATTCTTTTTTGTTATGTGTTTATCTTGCATTCAGGCGGTCGAGTTGCCAATGCTGTTGAGTGAGAAAAGGTTGCTGTCCACACAAGTAAAAGCTCCTGCTCAGGCAAGAAAAATGGTATGTTATCGAGATGCTCAGTT of the Fragaria vesca subsp. vesca linkage group LG6, FraVesHawaii_1.0, whole genome shotgun sequence genome contains:
- the LOC101304782 gene encoding sodium/hydrogen exchanger 2-like, with amino-acid sequence MAVLETIHALKDSFLDTATVIALTVFFTLLCLCIIIGHLLEEHRWANESITALLLGLIAGVVVLLVTQFESSQILVFNEDLFFLYLLPPIIFNAGFQVKKKQFFKNFTTILLFGIVGTVISFCLISLGAFLLFRRFGFTTLTIQDYLAIGAILSATDSVCTLQVLSQDDTPFLYSVVFGEGVVNDATSIVLFNAVQSLDVKDVSGLTALNLLGTFLYLFSTSTLLGIAAGLMSAYIIKTLYLGRHSTDREVALMMLMAYLSYMLAELLDLSGILTVFFCGIVMSHYTWHNVTESSRITTKHAFATMSFIAETFIFLYVGMDAMDIDKWKASNASPGTSVGVSSMLFALVLIGRAAFVFPIANISNCFRKRENTKIEFRQQFIMWWAGLMRGAVTIALSYNQFADATTSSTQDNALMITSTIIVVLFSTVVFGSITKPLIEAVLLRHAKPNHNISDATDIPSLEDLRLLFIETGEPSEEGNGQSSRKRTGLRFLTSSTVHHLWRKFDDKFMRPVFGGRGFVPFVPSSPSGAIDGAPNRPFDGAPSHAFDGAIEEEQTT